The Mesobacillus boroniphilus region TGCCATAATAAAAATTTAGAAAATTCTCAATCCAAGACTTGCTAGTACGTTGGCATTGAACACTACGAGACTCTCATGATAGAATGGGAAAGGAATGAAAACGTTTTAATACATAGGAGGGGATAGAATGGTTCAGCCATACAAACACGAGCCTTTCACGAATTTTAAAGATGAGGTAAACCGTGAAGGATACCTGACTGGATTGAAAACTGTAGAAGGCTATCTTGGCCAGGATTACGACTTGGTGATTGGCGGAGAGAGAATCTCGACTGAAGACAAGATTGTATCTTACAACCCATCCAATAAAGAAGAAGTTGTTGGACGCGTATCAAAGGCAAACCGCGATCTAGCTGAAAAAGCGATGCAAGCGGCAGTTGAAGCGTTCAAGACTTGGAGAAAAGTGAAGCCTGAAACGCGTGCAGATGTATTATTCAAGGCTGCTGCAATCATTCGCCGCCGCAAGCATGAGTTCTCAGCGCTTTTAACAAAAGAAGCAGGCAAGCCATGGAACGAGGCAGACGCTGATACAGCTGAAGCAATCGACTTCCTTGAGTTCTATGCCCGCCAAATGCTTAAAATCAAAGACGGTGTACCAGTAGAGAGCCGTCCAAATGAATATAACCGTTATGATTACATTCCTCTTGGAGTAGGAATCATCATTTCACCTTGGAACTTCCCGTTGGCGATCATGGCTGGTACAACAGTAGCAGCGATCGTAACTGGTAATACAGTTCTATTGAAGCCAGCTTCAACTACTCCAGTCGTTGCGGCTAAGTTTGTTGAAGTAATGGAAGAAGCAGGTCTTCCTGCAGGCGTCCTTAACTTCGTACCAGGAAGCGGCGCTGAAGTGGGCGACTACCTTGTTGACCACAAAGACACTCGCTTCGTAAGCTTCACAGGTTCACGTGATGTGGGTCTGCGAATTTACGAGCGCTCTTCAAAATTGAGCGAAGGCCAAATTTGGCTTAAGCGCGTAATCGCTGAAATGGGCGGAAAAGACACGATGGTTGTCGACAAAGATGCTGATCTTGAATTAGCTGCTCAAGCAATCACTGCTTCTGCTTTCGGCTTCTCAGGACAAAAGTGTTCTGCATGCTCACGTGCTGTTATCGTTGAAGATGTATACGACCAGGTTCTTAACCGCGTCGTTGAATTGACAAACGAGCTTAAGCTTGATGATCCTACAGATCAAAGCACATTCATGGGTCCTGTAAACGACCAGGGTGCATTCGATAAGATCATGAGCTACATCGAAATCGGCAAGGAAGAAGGCCGTTTGATGACTGGCGGCGAAGGAGACAGCTCAAAAGGCTACTTCATCAAGCCAACAGTATTCGCTGACCTTGACCCTAAAGCTCGCATCATGCAGGAAGAAATCTTCGGTCCAGTTGTGGCATTCGCAAAAGCGAAAGATTTCGACCACGCACTTGAAATCGCGAACAACACTGAATACGGCCTGACTGGAGCGGTTATCACTCGCAACCGTGAAAACATCCAGAAGGCACGTGAAGATTTCCATGTCGGAAACCTTTACTTCAACCGCGGCTGCACAGGCGCAATCGTAGGTTACCAGCCATTCGGCGGCTTTAACATGTCAGGAACAGATTCAAAAGCTGGCGGACCAGACTATCTGCTTCTTCACATGCAAGCTAAGACTACTTCTGAAATGTACTAATACAAAATTGGA contains the following coding sequences:
- the pruA gene encoding L-glutamate gamma-semialdehyde dehydrogenase, with translation MVQPYKHEPFTNFKDEVNREGYLTGLKTVEGYLGQDYDLVIGGERISTEDKIVSYNPSNKEEVVGRVSKANRDLAEKAMQAAVEAFKTWRKVKPETRADVLFKAAAIIRRRKHEFSALLTKEAGKPWNEADADTAEAIDFLEFYARQMLKIKDGVPVESRPNEYNRYDYIPLGVGIIISPWNFPLAIMAGTTVAAIVTGNTVLLKPASTTPVVAAKFVEVMEEAGLPAGVLNFVPGSGAEVGDYLVDHKDTRFVSFTGSRDVGLRIYERSSKLSEGQIWLKRVIAEMGGKDTMVVDKDADLELAAQAITASAFGFSGQKCSACSRAVIVEDVYDQVLNRVVELTNELKLDDPTDQSTFMGPVNDQGAFDKIMSYIEIGKEEGRLMTGGEGDSSKGYFIKPTVFADLDPKARIMQEEIFGPVVAFAKAKDFDHALEIANNTEYGLTGAVITRNRENIQKAREDFHVGNLYFNRGCTGAIVGYQPFGGFNMSGTDSKAGGPDYLLLHMQAKTTSEMY